In a single window of the Dryobates pubescens isolate bDryPub1 chromosome Z, bDryPub1.pri, whole genome shotgun sequence genome:
- the LOC128899434 gene encoding prostaglandin E synthase 3, with the protein MQPASAKWYDRRDYVFVEFCVEDSKDVNVNFEKSKLTFSCLGGSDNFKHLNEIDLFNNIDPNESKHKRTDRSILCCLRKGESGQAWPRLTKERAKLNWLSVDFNNWKDWEDDSDEDMSNFDRFSEMMNNMGGDDDVDLPEVDGADDDSPDSDDEKMPDLE; encoded by the coding sequence ATGCAGCCTGCCTCTGCGAAGTGGTACGACCGCAGGGACTACGTCTTCGTGGAGTTCTGCGTGGAGGACAGCAAAGATGTCAATGTAAACTTCGAGAAGTCCAAACTCACCTTCAGCTGTCTGGGAGGAAGCGACAACTTCAAACACCTAAACGAAATTGACCTTTTCAACAACATTGATCCCAACGAGTCCAAGCACAAAAGAACAGACAGATCCATCCTCTGCTGCCTACGGAAAGGGGAATCTGGCCAGGCGTGGCCCCGGCTAACGAAAGAGAGGGCGAAGCTCAACTGGCTCAGTGTGGACTTCAACAACTGGAAGGATTGGGAGGATGACTCAGATGAGGACATGTCCAACTTTGACCGCTTCTCTGAGATGATGAACAACATGGGTGGAGACGACGACGTAGACTTGCCAGAAGTAGACGGGGCAGATGATGACTCACCAGACAGTGATGATGAAAAAATGCCAGATCTGGAGTAA